The window GAAAACCAAACAGAAAGTTTCTATAGCCTTTATTAACCCTTTTTATAAACCTTACATAGGAGGAGCAGAAATCTCATTGGAAAAGATTATGAATGGTTTAAAAAATAGTAAAAAGGCAAAGGTATTTCTTATAACCTCAAATGTTAATTCAAAAGGAGATTTTCTAAAATCTAGACAACTAGTTAAAAACAATATTACAAAGGTCGGTCTTTCTAGAAATATTAAAATTACCAACTCTACAGAATGGAAAAAACAGGTAATAGAAAAACACTATCAAGCCCTAAATAGAGTTTTACCAAAAGCTGACATAGTGTACTTTAATTACACATTATATCTTAAGGACTCAAACGCGTTTGAAGCAATAACCAACAAAGGTAAGCCTGTAATAATCAAAATCATCTACACTAAGGCTCTTACAGATATTAAATCCAATCTGAAACTTTTATTAAAATATAATAATATTTATTTTCATTGTATTTCAAAGGAGATAAGTAGAGAATTAATAAAGATAGGCATACCTCGTAAGAGACTTTTTATCTGCCCCAATCCGGTAGATACCAATTTTTTCTACATTAAAAAGCCAACTAAAGCAATAAACATGGAAAAAAACTTTATATACACTGGAAGACTCTCACCTCAAAAAAATATCCCTGGTCTGGTTGAACTATTTAGCAGAATCCAATCCCACAATAACAATGCTTCTATGACTATTATCGGGAGAACTACTCACCCAGAAATGATAA is drawn from Patescibacteria group bacterium and contains these coding sequences:
- a CDS encoding glycosyltransferase family 4 protein; this encodes MKTKQKVSIAFINPFYKPYIGGAEISLEKIMNGLKNSKKAKVFLITSNVNSKGDFLKSRQLVKNNITKVGLSRNIKITNSTEWKKQVIEKHYQALNRVLPKADIVYFNYTLYLKDSNAFEAITNKGKPVIIKIIYTKALTDIKSNLKLLLKYNNIYFHCISKEISRELIKIGIPRKRLFICPNPVDTNFFYIKKPTKAINMEKNFIYTGRLSPQKNIPGLVELFSRIQSHNNNASMTIIGRTTHPEMITIVKELKRKYPIIKWLDEIPNKKIGDYLRSADIFMIASKDEGMSNSLLEAMSCGLCPIAPANISGMKDLITNNKNGFLYDENNVNSFTKKIAHLTVAETNEIGLTARNTVKELCAMPKVINKHLKFYNKVCA